The window TATGCCATCTAACTCAAAAAGAGCTAAATGTCTCTCAAATTGCTGAAGTAACTAAAATCGTTCAACCCACTCTTTCACAGCAACTCATGATGTTACGTAGAAGCAAAGTCGTGTCTACACGTCGAGATGGCAAACAGATTTTTTACTCTATTTTGGATCCTAAGCTTAGTATTCTTTTAGAAACTTTATATAAACATTATTGTCCACAAATAGAAGTTTAGCCTCCCCCCTCCTTTCTTTAGCATTTTTTCTGCATAATATATATAAATTTATGATTTAGAATATTATGCATGAAATTGCTAATTTTTGACTTAGACAAACTTTTCCCAGCAAAAAAATGGTTAAGTCACTATAAAATACAAAGTTTCAGGGCTGATCTTATAGCAGCATTCATTGTTTTAGCTATGCTTGTCCCGCAAGGTATGGCTTATGCGATGTTAGCGGGATTACCTCCAATCATGGGTATTTACGCCAGCATCTTGCCCATGATCATCTATGCTTTTACAGGAAGTAGTTCAACACTTTCAATCGGCCCTGTTGCAATTATTTCAATGATGGTGTTTGCTACACTCAATCCCCTATTTGCAGTTGGCTCTGAAGCCTACATAGAAGCAGCTTGCCTCCTTGCCGTTTTAGTTGGATTAATCTCATTTATTCTAGGCCTATCGCGTTTTGGATTTTTAATTCAACTGATTAGCCATCCTGTAATTAAAAGTTTCATCATTGCATCTGCTTTATTAATTGCCTTGGGACAATTTAAGTTTTTATTCGCTATTCCTTTGCAAGCGAACAATATTCCTGAGTTTATTATCAGTTTTCAACAAAATTTCCATCAAATCAGCTTAAGTAACTTCAGTATCGGAATCATTTCAATTGTCTTACTATTCTTATTACCTAAATTAATTCGATCTGGTTTTATAAATAGAATCATTCCATTGTTGATTCTACTTTGCTCGATTCTCATCATGACATTTATCATTAATACCAGTCATCATTCCATTCAAACGGTTGGTATCATCCCTTCAGCTTTACCTAGTTTTCATTTCCCATCGTGGAACTGGAGTTTAGTAATACAATTACTACCCAGTGCTTTTATGATTGCGATGATAAGTTTTATTGAGTCGTTGGCTATTGCACAAGCAACGGCACTTAAAAAACGTGATGATCTAAACAGCAATCAAGAGCTCATTGCACTTGGTTTAGCCAATATCGCTGCTGGTATAAATTCTGGTTTCGCAGTTTCAGGTAGTTTATCCCGAACAGTGGTCAATGCAGATGCTGGCGCAAAAACTCCTATGGCTGGTGTCCTATCTTCCATCTTAATGATCGTTGTCAGCTTATATTTTACCGGATTTTTCCAAAATCTACCTTTAGCGGTCTTAGCTGCAACTATTTTTGTTTCTATCTGGAAGCTAGTAACACTTAGTCCTTTTATTGAAACATGGCGATATTCAAAAGCAGATGGTTTGGCAATGTGGGCAACCTTCATCGGTGTTACCTGTATTGATATCACGACAGGATTAATCATTGGGATCATTCTTACTTTTGTGTTACTACTTTGGCGCGTTAGTCGACCTCATATCGCAGTAATCGGGTTAGTTGAAGGTACACAACATTTTAGAAATGTATCCCACTATAAAGTAATTACTTCACCCAATATCCTTGCTTTTCGCGTCGATGAGAATCTTAGTTTTCTCAACGCTCATGTATTAAAAGGTTATATCATTACCAAATTGAGCCAAGACAGTCAGTTACAACACGTTGTCATCAATTGCTCAAGTATTAGTAGTATTGATTTAAGCGCACTCGAGATGCTTGAAGAGCTTAATATAGAGCTATCACTTTTGAATATTCAATTGCATCTCTCAGAGGTAAAAAGTCCTGTGATGGAAAAACTATCTAAATCAGCCTTAATCACCAAACTAACTGGACAAATTTTTCTGACACATTTCCAAGCAATACAACAGCTTTCAATACAACCTACAGCTAAAAATTAATTTTTAGCTTTTTTTTTAATCAAAAGGAATTTTTATATTTTCAAGAAATACTTTTGAAAAACATTATGTTATTTTTTAAAATACTTTTAAAGCAATTAGGTTGCAAAAAAAATTTTAATATTCACGGTTCTTAGGTATAGAATACGGCGCTTGTTTAACCTTAAATCGTGCATAGGTTTATAAGGCCTTCATATGTTTAATGTATTGTCTCGCTTGAGTTTAGTTAGCAAAATTATTATCGCTATTTTTTTAGGGGTCGGCGTGGCATTGCTCTTCCCAAATGTCACACCTTATCTAAGTTTATTGGGTGAATTATTCATCAAGGCTTTAAAATCTGTCGCACCTATTTTAGTTTTTGTATTGGTACTCTCATCAATTGCAAATTTCAAAGTTGGTCAAAATGCGAATTTAAAACCAGTTTTGACGCTCTACTTATTGGGTATGTTACTTGCCGCATTTAGTGCAGTGATTGCAAGTATTCTCTTTCCAAGCCAATTATTTTTACACTTAGCTGCTCAGTCTGAATTACAAGCACCAGGTAATCTTGCTGAGATCCTAAAAAATCTTCTGCTTAGCTTTATTGCAAACCCTGTACAAGCAATTAGTGATGCAAATTTTATCGGTATTTTAGCTTGGGCAGTTGGTCTAGGTTTGGCTTTACGTCACAGCTCTGATTCAACCAAAAATGTGCTCACTGATGTTTCAAATGCAGTTAATAAAATTATTCATATCGTAATTGCTTTTGCACCAGTAGGTATTTTCGGCTTAGTCGCTGTTACATTCGCAGATGCAGGTTTTGCAACCCTAGCAAGCTATGCACATTTACTCATGGTTCTCATCGGTACAATGATTTTTGTCGCATTAGTGATAAACCCAATTTTAGTTGGAATCACAATGCGCACAAATCCATATCCATTAGTATTTAAGTGTTTAAAAGAAAGTGGGATTACGGCCTTCTTTACGCGTAGTTCCGCTGCCAACATTCCTGTCAATTTAGACCTCGCACAACGCTTAGGTGTCAATGAAGCAACAGCAGGTGTTTCGATCCCACTTGGCGCAACAATCAACATGGCTGGTGCTGCTGTCACAGTGACTGTATTAACACTTGCTGCAGTAAACACGCTTGGGATCCACGTTGATTTTAGTACAATGGTGATCTTATCTGTCGTTGCGGCAGTTTCTGCTTGCGGTGCTTCGGGTGTTGCTGGTGGTTCATTACTACTCATACCTGTTGCTTGTAGCTTATTTGGTATATCATCTGAAATTGCAATGCAGGTTGTCGCGATTGGTATGATTATCAGTGTATTACAGGACTCAACTGAAACAGCACTGAATTCATCCACGGACGTTTTATTTACTGCTGCTGTAGATTTCAGAAACCGTCAAGACTCATAGGTCAGTATGCCACTTCAACGTTTACCCAACTGGATTCAACTTGGTGCTTTTTTATTGGCATTGAATGCAGGGATGGTAAACGTTCTCGGTTTATTCACAGTACTCCATCAATCTGTATCACACATGACAGGAAATGCGAGTTTACTCGCAATGAATATTGTGAACTGGCAGCCTGATCATCTTCTATATCTTAGCCTTGTTTTGGTTTGTTTTGTAATTGGTTCATTTTATAGTGGACTGATTCTAGGTAACGGTAATGTTGCTCTCGGTCGTCATTATGGCTTTCCTTTAAGTCTGGTGGCGATTTTTTTGTTTCTGACATGGTTACTTATCCCATACTTTCCACGCTACGGTTTACTTTGGGCTTGTGTTGCGATGGGCGTTCAAAATGCAATGGTCAGCCACTACAAAGGTGCAATTATCCGAACAACCCATCTATCAGGCGTGTTAACAGACATTGGTTTAGCTTTGGGCTATAAAGCCCGCGGATTGAACGTGGAAAGACGCCGCATTTTTCTGCACTTACTTATTTTTATCGGATTTTTAGTTGGTGGTGTTCTTGCCAGCGTGCTCTATCCTTACCTACAATTACAGACCTTCCTCATTCCTACCGCTTTAAGCCTAGTCATGAGTGTGGCATATTGGATTTATTATTTTCGTTCTTCATCAAACTTAAATTCGGACTAAATCATGGTTAAAAATGCACTACAAGCTCAATTATTAAAAGCAGGTTTAGTGGATAATAAAAAAGCGAAGAAGCTCACCAAACAGGTTCAACATGAACAACGTCTTGGACAAAATGATGATGCCGCATTAAAGGCTGATATTGATCGTGCTAAACAAGAAAAACTCGCCAAAGACCAAGCATTAAACTCAGAAAAACAACGGATCTTGGAAGAAAAGGCATTAAAAGCATCGATCATTCAAATGATCAAACAGCATAAGATTCAACAAACTGAAGGTGACATTACCTACCAATTTATTGATGACAATAAAATTAAAAAAGTTTATCTATCTCAACAAGTTTATAATGCGCTAGTTTCTGGGTCTTTAGTAATTGCAAAAGATCAAGACAGTTATGCTTACCTACCTAAAGCTCTAGCTGAAAAAATTAATCAAAAAATGCAGGGTTTCATCTTGGTGGATAACAACACTGAACAAAACAATGAAACTACTGATGAAGACGATCCATACGCAGCTTATGTAATTCCTGATGATCTCATGTGGTAAATCTTCTACACATTATGTAAAAATGCCTTACAAATCGTATATAAACTGTGATTTAAAATAATATCCCAGCAATTCCACCTTACAATTCCTCATTAAAAAATCGTAAGGTGTTTGGGTTTGAATTATTTAGATTTTATCCGTGAAATAAAAGTTGAGTTGAGTCAATATCCTTTATTGGAAATGTTGATTGCCTTAACAATTTTAATTTTATTTGCAGCACTGGCAAATTTTATTGCTAAACGAATCATTGTTCGTGGAATACGACATTTAATTACAAAACTCAAATCTCCTAATCAGTCTATTTTTGCACAACATAGCGTTACCCGTCGTTTTGCGAATATTGTTCCAGCAATTGTCATTATGAATGGGATTGCAACTGTCCCTCATCTGCCTGAAAAAGTAGTCAGTTTTGTGCAAATGGGCGCGCAAGCTTTCATTTTCCTTACACTTGCACTGACAGTAAGTGAAGCACTCAATATTTTTAATCTGATTTATCAACGTAATCCAAAGTCAAGAAATAAACCAATCAAGGGTTATTTACAACTTGTTAAGCTCATCTTATTTGTGGTCTGTGGTCTAATGATCTTGGGCACTTTCCTTAAAAAAGATGTATTTACCTTACTCGCCGGCTTTGGTGCGATGGCAGCCGTGTTGATGTTAGTTTTCCAAAATACCATTCTTTCATTGGTCGCAAGTGTACAAATCGCATCTTATGATATGGTCCGTATTGGAGACTGGATTGAAATGCCGTCTTTAAATGCTGATGGTGATGTCATTGACATGTCATTACATACAGTGACTGTACAAAACTTTGATAAAACCTACACCACCATTCCAACGAACAAATTAGTTACAGATACTTTTCGAAACTGGCGTGGTATGAGTAACTCAGGTTGTCGCCGAATGAAACGCTCACTGTTCATTGATCAAAGTAGTGTTCATTTCATGAGTGATGAAGAACAACAGAAACTCAGAGACTTCTTACTATTGGATCAATATTTGGATGCTAAGAAATCTGAAATACAAGAGTTTAATAACCATCTAAGCAATCAATCTCGATACAACCAACGACGCTTAACTAATTTAGGAACTTTCAGGGCTTATGTTGAGTTCTACCTACGTCAGCATAGTGGTATTGCTCAAAACCAAACGATTCTGGTTCGCCAATTACAACCCACTAGTGAAGGTTTACCTCTAGAAATTTATGCATTTACCAACACGATTGCTTGGGCTTCTTATGAAGCAATTCAGTCTGATATTTTTGATCATCTGATCGCAATTATTCCAGAATTTGGATTAAGGATTTATCAGGCACCGTCTGGGCATGATTTCCAAAATTTCCAACATGCGAGCAACACTGAAAACTTAAATTAAAATGACTAATTGAATGAATAATGGTTTGAGTAGTTTTAAGTTTAGATCTTTTTCAGTCCAAACGTTAAAATACTCAAGCCATTATTTAAATCCTATAAAAATTGATGATTGTTTTTTTATTTTTGGAAAATAATTTTGTAATCTTATTTCGTCCATTTGAATAAATTTAAATTAAACTCAGAAATCAATAAAAAAGCCGCTATCATTAAAGCAAGGCCAATTGCTATTAGGATAATGTCACCAGTTGGCACACCCATGACCATAAAATATACACCAGCGATAAACAATAGACATGCACCCAAATTCCCTACTCTTTTCAACTCTCAATCCCGTATAAATGTGAAGTGAGTCACAATTATCTCTTGTTTATGTAAAAATTTCTAGTGCAATTGTCGTATTATTCCAACCACTTATCCTAAGTTTGATCACAAATACCGATTAAATTATGCTTTCGAATCCCGAAAAGTGTTAGGCGTCAATTTTTATTTGATTTTTACCATAAATATTTATCCCCTTGACAATTCAAACTGTAATAACAATTCCTCAAAATTAGACCTCAAACGACTAGATTAAGAGGAATTGTGTTGTCAAAATAAAGTTACAAATAAATTTCTGGTGGATACGGCGTATCATCGTTCACAGGCAAATGATATTCCTCCTCTAGAAAAAAGCCTCCGGATGCTTGCTCAATATCAATGGTGATTGAATCGGACATAATTTGTGGATAGGCCCAAATAAATTGTTTCAATACTCCCAATACCTCATTATTTTCCATATCACCAAAGATACGTTGCCAAATTGGGGCTTGATACGGTTTTGTACGATCAAATCCATAAAGATGAGCAATTGAAGCATCAGGTACAAAACCAGCCAAATAAGTAACTTTTTCAGATGGATAATTTAAGTCTTGGGTTGGAATTTCAGAGAGAACCTGATGAGCCAAATCTAATTTCGCCTCCAAGATCCAATCATAGGACTCAGTCATAATGTAATCAAAGTTAGGGAAAGCATAGTGCTGACTTGGATAATTAATGTCAGTCACAAGGGTTTCTATTGGTGTTCGTATCGTTGGAAAAAAAATTAATGGGCAGACTTTAGCGTTTTGATATTTTGCTTTAATTGCGGTGCGAATATCTTGGCATGTTTGGCCTAATCTATTCTTCAACCATATTTTAAATTCATCATAAGGTGTCCCTGTTTTATGCATCGCCTCATAGATGGTCCCAAAATCCGGTGCGTACAACCCCGTATCTGCATTAAATGCTAATTTGGTTGGAAAATCATAAACACAAGGTAAATCAGTACCCTGGTTATACCACCACCATGGCTCCCCAATTTGCATGTTTACCTCACACCCCGCCACAGCCATCGCATCTGAAAATTCGATGAAAACTTTATGTAAATAAGCCATCGCATTTTGGTCACAAGGACTAAAAAAATAACTTGGTGGTTCATATCCAGTTCTCCCCAAATTACTATGCCAATCTCGTTGCGCCCAAAACTCATTTGCAGCAAGTGAATACATTTCAAAACTCACGCCAAAGATAGGTTGCATACTTGCTTGTAATAGCGCGCTAGCAAAATATTCATGCCATTTTCGCGCGCATGGATTCACAACATTTTCATTGCTCACAAGCGTATCGGGAATCTGCCAAGTATTTAGATCACTGCGCCATTTCATCTCTGGATACTTTGACATGCCACAATAATGGTTCATCAATCCTTGATACCCCAAGGCTTCAATATTATTCACCAAGCGCTGAGGATTTAAATCATAATGATCATCATAACTAGTGCAAATGCCATGCTGGTGTGGTGCCACGATGACTCGCTTCAAAGCCAATTTTGCATTCACGCCTGTAGTGACCGAGTTGACTATCCTGATGTAACCATCCTCAGCTTGAGGCAAAGGAAGTGTTGAATGGCCGTTATAACTCATCGTAAATGCAGAAAATGAGATCCGTTTAATATGAGTTACGGGAAAAGAGTCCGTTGCTGAAAAACCAGCTTTTACCGTATCCCAATTGATCTGAATATGAGCAACTCTTGAAGCAGGTCGATCCGCATAGTTAAACAAAACAATATAAGCAACTTTATCTTGACCTTGATCATGGTATTGCACAGTCAATGTCGGGGTTAATGTTTCATTATTTAAAGTAGGCATAGATGCCGATAATTCAAGATCAAAATCCCAAATCATTCCTGAGTAATCATATTTCGTCTCATAAGCCAAAAACTTATGATCTTTTACATCATGTGAATCCCAGACAATACCAGCAAGATCAGATGTTGTGCGTGATCTAAATACCACCTCAAAACCATTTAAATAGTTTGTAATCGCAAAGGACATTGTTTGTGGGCCATCAACGCGCCAATATGTCGGACTAAAGCGATCAATTTGAATAGTTTCTATCTTTAATTTAGGCGTTTGTGAACGATCAGAATTTTGTTGCATATGATTTTTCTCAAGTGTTATTGATAATTATTAATATTAAGGAATAATAAGGTTGTGTTTGTTTGATTATCATTAATTACTTTATTTTTCTGCTATCCTATATACCCAAAGGTAAAACTTTATACATACATTTAGATAATAGCAAAACATTAAATAGTTATTGAATCTACGCTCTACGCCATGAGGAAAAAGCAATGTTGAAGTGGTTTGAAAAATTAGTCGATCCCTACCCCACCAAAGACTTAAACAAACCACTACCAACCACATTTTTTGCTTTTGTTTGGCAAGCAACTCAAGGGATCCGACCATACTTATTTTTATTAGTTGCTTGTACGGCTGCTGCTGCTTGCTTTGAGGCCTTATTCTTTGCTTATATAGGTAAACTTGTTGATTGGCTCAGTAGCAGTCAACCCGATAGCTTCTTTGCAACCAACCAACAAAATCTTACGATTTTAATAAGCATATTATTTGCCAATATTTTCTTTGTCAGCTTGCAAGCAATCGTTAAACACCAAGTTCTATTTAGTAATTTTCCAATGCGCATGCGTTGGAGATTTCATAATTTACTTCTACAACAAAGCTTAGATTTCTTCCACACTGATTTCGCAGGTCGCCTATCAGCCAAAGTCATGCAAACTGCATTGGCTGTTCGAGAATTCTGGATGATTCTCGGTGATATGGTGGTTTATGTTTTCATCTATTTCGTGACCATCAGCCTCGTACTTGGTTCGATCTCTCCTATATTAATTGTTCCGTTAATTGTGTGGCTAGCTTTGTTTATTATCATTGCCAGTTATTTTATTCCGCGTTTAGGAAAGGTATCTCAGGAGCAAGCGGATGCACGCTCAATTATGACTGGTCGTGTAACAGATGCTTATACTAATATCCAAACGGTGAAATTATTTGCTCATGCAGGACGTGAAAGCCAGTATGCTAAAGAGTCAATGCAAGAGTTTATGGTCACCGTTTATAAGCAAATGCGTCTAGGCGTAAAATATCAAATTAGTATTCGTTTACTTAGCGCATTTCTATTTATTGGTGTGATTGGAACCTCGGTTTGGTTATGGACTCAAGGACAAGCTGCATTAGGTGTAATTGCAGCGACTACGGCAATGGTACTTAAACTTGATAGTTTGGCAGAATTTATCATGTGGCATGTCACCATGCTGTTTGAGAATGTCGGTACTATTCAGGATGGCATGAAAACTCTAGGTAAACCGATTCAGATTCAAGACAAAAAAGATGCAACAGAATTAAAAGTTAATCATGGCGAAATTCAGTTTGAAAATGTCTGCTTTGCTTATAATCAAAAAAATGTAATTGATCATTTGAATTTAACCATAAAGCCTGGCGAGAAAATTGGAATAGTCGGTCGTTCAGGGGCTGGAAAATCAACCCTCATTCAGTTACTTCTACATTTTTACAAGATCAACCAAGGTCGTATACTGATTGATGGCCAAGATATTAATGACGTCACTCAAGACAGTCTTCGTGCCAATATTGCGTTAGTTACTCAAGATACTTCTTTATTACATCGCACTGTTGCAGAAAATATTAAGTATGGTCGCCCAAATGCGACTGAAGCTGAAATTCAACAAGCTGTAAGAAAAGCAAAAGCAGAAGAATTTATTCCACAACTCACCGATCAAAAAGGACGTGTAGGCTTTGATGCATTCGTTGGTGAACGAGGTGTTAAGCTTTCTGGCGGTCAACGTCAGCGTATTGCGATTTCACGGGTTTTTCTAAAAGATGCACCTATTTTAATTTTAGATGAAGCAACCAGTGCACTTGATTCTGAAGTCGAAGCAGCAATCCAAAGCAGTTTAAATGACTTAATGGTTGGCAAAACGGTCATTGCAATTGCTCACCGATTATCTACTATTGCTCAGATGGATCGTCTGATTGTGTTGGATGAAGGTCGAATTGCTGAACAAGGCACACATGAAGAACTGATTGCGAATGATGGTTTATACGCCCAGTTATGGAAACGCCAAACAGGCGGCTTTTTAGTAGAACAGCGCGTGGTGGCTCAGGATACTGAATAATGTTGTATTTAGAAGATTTGAATATTGGTGATCGTTTCATTAGTCGTGAATATGAAATGACCCTCAAAGAAATTAAGCAATTCGCAAGTCAATACGACCCGCAACCTTTTCATTTAGATGAACAAGCTGCTGCACAACATCCTGTTTTCCAAGGACTAGCAGCCAGTGGATGGCATACATCTGCCGTTACAATGCGCTTATGGACTGAATGTTTCCCAATTGCCGGTGGTCTCTTAGGAACTGAGTCAAGTCTACGTTGGCCTAGACCAACTCGTGCGGGCGATAAAATCCATGTTGAAGTTGAAATTACTGCAATTGTGCCCTCTAAAACTAAACTTGATCGTGGTATTGTCAGTTACGTCACACAAGCTTTGAACCAGAATGGCGATGTGTTATTAATATCTACCACAAAAGTCATGGTCTTTAGAAAGCCAACTTAATGTTTTCGATGAGCAATAACTCGCTTGTCCAACAATTTTTATGATTGATTATTTTATTTCATGTAAAGATGTTTAAGACTTTAATGTTTAAAAGATATTGGCAAAATTGATGAGCGCCACGGAAAGCAGATGAAAACAACTTCAACTCGTCAAGATCAAGGTATACCAGGCGTCTATGGCTTATTGCTATTAGATGTTGTTTCTCGTTGGGGATATAACGATGAAACTTTATTCGCTCCATTTCATTTAACAAGCGAACAACTGGCTGATCCGAATTATCGAATTCCCACACCTATTGCGAATGAATTGGTAAAGCATGCATTGCGTCTGACAGGTGAAAGCACTTTGGGCTTTCATCTCGGAACGCAAATGCGTATTTCAATTCATGGATTTATTGGCTATGCCATCATGACAGCGCATGACATTACCGATGCAATTGCGCTCGCCAGTCGATTCATTCAATTGCGTTTACCATTTCTACAATTATATTTCTCAACCTTTGGCCCGAAAGCAACCTTACAACTGCAATGTGATATTGAAGTTGAACCTTTACGCACCGAAATCATCTTAGGCTTGACCATCGGTATCATGACCATGGCAAAAGCCTTAACAGGGATTGAAGATTTAAGAGGTGAAGTTGATTTGGATTTCCCTGAACCTGCAGGGTTTGAAAAATATAAAGATAAGTTAAGTAGTACGGTTCGTTTTAATCAACCTCATCTCATTTCAAGTTTCGACAAAAAATATCTCGGCTTAAAAATGGTAAATGCCGATCCAATCGCTAGCCAAATCGCGATCAACCAATGTGAAACTGAATTATCGGCACTGGGTGAAAGACGTCGTTTAGCGATGCGGGTACGTGACATTTTGACCAATTCAGAACAACATTACCTGAGTATCGAGAATGTCGCTGAACGCTTGCATATGTCTGATCGAACCCTAAAGCGCCAACTGGCAGCCGAAGGCACCTCTTTTTCGACACTCGTAGATGAAGTCCGTTATCGCCATGCTACATCACTGCTTTCACGTACAGATTATAGTCTAGAACAAATTGCTGATGAGTTGGGTTATTCTGATGTCGCCAATTTCAGCCGTGCATTTAAGCGTTGGAGTGGACGTAGCCCAAGTAACTGGCGTAAAGATCCATATTTATAATTTTCTAAATTGCTTCATTGATCGATGCTTTTGTTTTTATTGAAAAACCTGTATAAAGCTAGAAAAAATGATACGACAAATTGTTAAGGAGTTGTCATGAATCATCCAGCGGATTTGAAATATGCGCGCACGCATGAATGGGTAAGAGTCGAAGGTGACTTGGTTGTAACTGGTATTACTGACCATGCACAAGATGAGTTGGGTGATTTAGTCTATGTTGAAACCCCAGAAGTTGGTAGCAAAGTCACGGCTACTGAACAAGCGGGTATCGTCGAATCTGTAAAAACAGCTTCTGATATTCATGCACCTGTTTCAGGTACAGTGGTTGAAGTGAATTTAGACCTTGAAGATGACCCTGATTTTGTCAATGAAGAGCCTTATGGCAAAGGTTGGATATACAAAATCAAGCCAGACAATATGGCTGATGTGGAAAAGCTTCTATCCAATAGCGAATATGAGTCTGGTTTATAATTTTATATCAACCTGAATCAGCCCAGCTTATCGCAGCTGGGCTTTTTTATCGATAACAAACTGATTCATGATGCCAAAAGCCATAATGTGAAACACCCGAAAAATTCTTTCGAAAGTCAGATTTGCATACTTTTCAAGCAAAACTAATCTCCACCTAAAGTCGTCATAAATCTTGTTCAATTAATCCACCAACTTATCGAACGACTCTTTTTTCTGCCAAAAAATTTATTATACGTTTGTACTTTTAGGATTTTTATATTCAAATTAATCACTTTAACTCTAAAAAATTTAGGCTTTTGTAACTACAAGCAATATTTCTATATAAAGAAATGAGTTTTACATGCTTTTCCTAGCTCAAAAAATGTTTTATTTTTGGATAAAGTGATTAAGGTTCATACACTTAACCACAATTACACAAAATATACACTTAATGTACACAAAAATAACAGTAATTCAAAAAACATTCATGCTTGAATCTGTGACCTTATCAGTCTTATTAGAATAGTAAATCAATTTTTGGCTATTCAGATGGGATTGTACCGTTATGGATATATAAGGATAAGCATCCATTATGAATTTCTCTAATCCCACTGTTGTTGTGTTCGTGGTATATATTACCGCCATGTTGGGTATAGGTCTGTACGCCTATTTTTCTACCAAAAGTCTTGATGATTATATTCTTGGAGGACGGAGTTTAGGCAGTTTTGTCACCGCGTTATCCGCTGGTGCATCCGACATGAGTGGTTGGTTACTCATGGGTTTACCCGGCGCGATTTACTTGGCAGGACTATCTGAATCATGGATCGCCATCGGCTTGATTATTGGTGCATGGCTCAACTGGTATTTGGTTGCAGGACGGTTACGTGTACATACCGAAGTGCAGAATAATGCCCTCACCCTACCTGACTATTTCACCGGTCGTTTCGATGATCAGAAAAAAATCTTACGCGTAACATCCGCTTTGATTATTTTGGTCTTCTTCGCGATTTATTGTGCTTCTGGCATGGTCGCTGGTGCACGTTTGTTTGAAACCTTATTCGAAATCCCTTATGGCACAGCATTGATGCTCGGCGCATTCGCAACCATTGGTTATGTTTGTATTGGCGGATTTTTAGCAATCAGCTGGACGGATACGTTCCAAGCAGCCTTGATGATTTTTGCGTTGTTGCTGCTCCCAATTATCACCTACCTCTCATTGGATGCTGGTGCTGCAGAATTTGCTGCTTTAGTAGAAACAGCTCGCCC is drawn from Acinetobacter suaedae and contains these coding sequences:
- a CDS encoding non-contractile tail sheath protein, which translates into the protein MQQNSDRSQTPKLKIETIQIDRFSPTYWRVDGPQTMSFAITNYLNGFEVVFRSRTTSDLAGIVWDSHDVKDHKFLAYETKYDYSGMIWDFDLELSASMPTLNNETLTPTLTVQYHDQGQDKVAYIVLFNYADRPASRVAHIQINWDTVKAGFSATDSFPVTHIKRISFSAFTMSYNGHSTLPLPQAEDGYIRIVNSVTTGVNAKLALKRVIVAPHQHGICTSYDDHYDLNPQRLVNNIEALGYQGLMNHYCGMSKYPEMKWRSDLNTWQIPDTLVSNENVVNPCARKWHEYFASALLQASMQPIFGVSFEMYSLAANEFWAQRDWHSNLGRTGYEPPSYFFSPCDQNAMAYLHKVFIEFSDAMAVAGCEVNMQIGEPWWWYNQGTDLPCVYDFPTKLAFNADTGLYAPDFGTIYEAMHKTGTPYDEFKIWLKNRLGQTCQDIRTAIKAKYQNAKVCPLIFFPTIRTPIETLVTDINYPSQHYAFPNFDYIMTESYDWILEAKLDLAHQVLSEIPTQDLNYPSEKVTYLAGFVPDASIAHLYGFDRTKPYQAPIWQRIFGDMENNEVLGVLKQFIWAYPQIMSDSITIDIEQASGGFFLEEEYHLPVNDDTPYPPEIYL
- a CDS encoding ABC transporter ATP-binding protein; this translates as MLKWFEKLVDPYPTKDLNKPLPTTFFAFVWQATQGIRPYLFLLVACTAAAACFEALFFAYIGKLVDWLSSSQPDSFFATNQQNLTILISILFANIFFVSLQAIVKHQVLFSNFPMRMRWRFHNLLLQQSLDFFHTDFAGRLSAKVMQTALAVREFWMILGDMVVYVFIYFVTISLVLGSISPILIVPLIVWLALFIIIASYFIPRLGKVSQEQADARSIMTGRVTDAYTNIQTVKLFAHAGRESQYAKESMQEFMVTVYKQMRLGVKYQISIRLLSAFLFIGVIGTSVWLWTQGQAALGVIAATTAMVLKLDSLAEFIMWHVTMLFENVGTIQDGMKTLGKPIQIQDKKDATELKVNHGEIQFENVCFAYNQKNVIDHLNLTIKPGEKIGIVGRSGAGKSTLIQLLLHFYKINQGRILIDGQDINDVTQDSLRANIALVTQDTSLLHRTVAENIKYGRPNATEAEIQQAVRKAKAEEFIPQLTDQKGRVGFDAFVGERGVKLSGGQRQRIAISRVFLKDAPILILDEATSALDSEVEAAIQSSLNDLMVGKTVIAIAHRLSTIAQMDRLIVLDEGRIAEQGTHEELIANDGLYAQLWKRQTGGFLVEQRVVAQDTE
- a CDS encoding MaoC family dehydratase, whose protein sequence is MLYLEDLNIGDRFISREYEMTLKEIKQFASQYDPQPFHLDEQAAAQHPVFQGLAASGWHTSAVTMRLWTECFPIAGGLLGTESSLRWPRPTRAGDKIHVEVEITAIVPSKTKLDRGIVSYVTQALNQNGDVLLISTTKVMVFRKPT
- a CDS encoding AraC family transcriptional regulator, translating into MKTTSTRQDQGIPGVYGLLLLDVVSRWGYNDETLFAPFHLTSEQLADPNYRIPTPIANELVKHALRLTGESTLGFHLGTQMRISIHGFIGYAIMTAHDITDAIALASRFIQLRLPFLQLYFSTFGPKATLQLQCDIEVEPLRTEIILGLTIGIMTMAKALTGIEDLRGEVDLDFPEPAGFEKYKDKLSSTVRFNQPHLISSFDKKYLGLKMVNADPIASQIAINQCETELSALGERRRLAMRVRDILTNSEQHYLSIENVAERLHMSDRTLKRQLAAEGTSFSTLVDEVRYRHATSLLSRTDYSLEQIADELGYSDVANFSRAFKRWSGRSPSNWRKDPYL
- the gcvH gene encoding glycine cleavage system protein GcvH, with amino-acid sequence MNHPADLKYARTHEWVRVEGDLVVTGITDHAQDELGDLVYVETPEVGSKVTATEQAGIVESVKTASDIHAPVSGTVVEVNLDLEDDPDFVNEEPYGKGWIYKIKPDNMADVEKLLSNSEYESGL